One window from the genome of Paenibacillus azoreducens encodes:
- a CDS encoding patatin-like phospholipase family protein, whose translation MLINAVFEGGGVKGISLAGAVKAAEDSGVVFNRVAGTSSGSIVAALLAAGFTADEMSEIVKATPYASFLYRAPIFNIKIIGPAIRLWIKKGLYSGEALEYWIYNILKSKGIRTFSDIPPGKLMIIASDITNGKILVLPDDLIKLGMNPATFEVSKAVRMSTSIPYFFDPVILRMCGQAARGKSFKDQFVYVVDGGLLSNFPLWLFDVPPGQPQLQTIGFQMVGRTTGRPHIIRGPISMLTAMFETMLSAHDERYIEQVNRFRTIKIPTLGVGTTQFQISPDKITELYESGVNAGKKFFRNWKPS comes from the coding sequence ATGCTCATTAATGCGGTTTTCGAGGGCGGTGGCGTTAAAGGCATCTCGCTTGCGGGGGCGGTTAAGGCGGCGGAAGATTCGGGAGTCGTTTTTAACCGTGTAGCGGGCACCTCTTCGGGTTCGATTGTGGCTGCGCTGCTTGCGGCCGGATTCACGGCAGATGAAATGAGCGAAATCGTCAAGGCGACTCCTTATGCTTCTTTTTTGTACAGAGCTCCCATTTTCAATATAAAAATTATCGGACCCGCGATACGGCTGTGGATCAAAAAAGGGCTCTATTCCGGAGAAGCGCTGGAATATTGGATCTATAACATTTTAAAATCAAAGGGAATACGGACTTTCTCGGATATTCCTCCAGGCAAGCTGATGATTATCGCTTCGGATATTACGAATGGAAAAATCCTAGTACTTCCTGATGATTTGATCAAGCTGGGAATGAATCCGGCAACTTTCGAGGTGTCCAAGGCCGTCCGCATGAGTACGAGCATACCGTACTTCTTCGATCCGGTGATTTTAAGGATGTGCGGACAGGCGGCCCGCGGGAAATCTTTTAAAGATCAATTTGTATATGTTGTCGATGGCGGACTTCTCAGCAATTTCCCGCTATGGCTGTTTGACGTCCCGCCAGGCCAACCGCAGCTGCAAACCATCGGATTCCAAATGGTCGGGCGAACCACCGGCAGACCACATATCATCAGAGGGCCGATCAGCATGCTGACGGCGATGTTCGAGACGATGCTTTCCGCCCATGATGAAAGATACATCGAGCAGGTAAACCGGTTCAGGACGATCAAAATCCCGACGCTAGGCGTAGGGACGACCCAATTCCAAATATCACCGGATAAAATCACAGAGTTGTATGAATCCGGCGTAAATGCAGGTAAGAAATTTTTTAGGAATTGGAAGCCGTCGTGA
- a CDS encoding helix-turn-helix domain-containing protein encodes MSRWFIPKQTYIRIFLSLCILFILVPIPFVYLMSHQFSIYAMRQIDKVNKTEIAHSRDNAKFIFNKLISYGLNMYADKSIQSWMRAGSESQEAQVEAIEAATKYMTTEPFLDNVYLINMRTKHAIDLKYGIASFPQFRDQDMLDRVRQSRSSYLRFFVHKVNGTQQLALIIPTVPSGQQSFGYLALILNDNLMQQYLLKGDSSQEIRSFILDKSGQVMLGPQDSEDLYAGLTVNSVGEAGSFTRTYEGESWAVQYAMIEPQGWIIYQMAKLEGMRADFNSFRTKFVIVVAGLDALLIVILFWNSRRTYKPFTQLANQLETKLGLHSKNKYKDIAMAEFKVIRHGIEMLEDRMIQLDSSMREHQNVIKAEYLRQWILQGKLSSPVTQYLHENSGLFGHEALYISVIRINEYSAFNKKYNFASRKLLKYAIGNIAEEVVRRNWYAESVDLGSDHLVLFISGDNVQMDELIGAMEEAGKQIRQWTNIQVTVAVSGSRMFSDDLRIVYQHIHELTMLKFISGEDKVFIERDYEDYMHRAQTLNDDLLDELIKQIRMGRTEKITGILDLIFVHMHAMHYIQSKFQLLLLLYTLFKTFNKLPSIQSVEDIEKMLEAFDTLGEVRTWLEKELLDIINENGNRKSSSRREEIVSEIVEYVKQNLPDPMLTIEDIAEHVSLSTRHVRQLFKETFDQTLSDYILQERIAKVKELLLSTNWPVTDVGMRAGFQTKSHFFTVFKKATGMTPTQFRDRQ; translated from the coding sequence GTGAGCCGGTGGTTTATCCCTAAGCAAACATACATCCGGATTTTCCTGAGTTTATGTATCTTGTTTATCTTGGTCCCTATACCGTTTGTGTACTTGATGTCGCATCAATTCTCCATCTATGCGATGAGGCAAATCGACAAAGTGAACAAAACGGAGATAGCTCATTCCCGAGACAATGCAAAATTCATTTTTAATAAACTCATTTCGTATGGGCTAAACATGTACGCCGACAAAAGCATCCAGTCCTGGATGAGGGCAGGATCGGAATCGCAGGAAGCCCAAGTCGAGGCCATTGAGGCGGCAACCAAATATATGACGACCGAACCCTTCCTCGATAATGTGTATTTGATCAACATGAGGACAAAACACGCCATTGATTTAAAATACGGCATCGCTTCCTTTCCCCAATTTCGCGATCAGGATATGTTGGATCGGGTCAGACAATCCCGAAGCTCCTACTTGCGTTTTTTCGTACATAAAGTGAACGGTACCCAGCAGCTCGCGCTCATTATTCCGACAGTGCCCTCCGGACAGCAATCATTTGGCTATCTCGCCCTTATCTTGAATGACAATTTGATGCAGCAATATTTGCTCAAAGGGGATTCCAGCCAGGAAATCCGGTCGTTCATTCTTGACAAAAGCGGACAGGTCATGCTCGGCCCTCAGGATTCGGAAGACCTGTATGCCGGATTAACCGTCAATTCAGTGGGCGAAGCAGGCAGTTTTACACGCACCTATGAGGGGGAGTCCTGGGCCGTGCAATACGCAATGATCGAACCTCAAGGCTGGATCATCTATCAAATGGCCAAACTGGAGGGCATGCGTGCCGATTTCAACTCGTTCCGGACAAAATTTGTCATCGTCGTCGCTGGTCTTGACGCCCTGCTGATTGTCATTTTGTTCTGGAATTCGCGGCGTACCTATAAACCTTTCACGCAGCTGGCGAATCAATTGGAGACAAAATTGGGGCTCCATTCCAAGAACAAGTATAAAGACATTGCCATGGCCGAGTTCAAAGTCATCCGACACGGAATTGAAATGCTGGAGGATCGGATGATTCAACTTGATTCATCCATGCGCGAGCACCAAAATGTAATCAAAGCGGAGTATTTGCGGCAGTGGATCCTTCAAGGAAAGCTGTCATCGCCCGTTACACAGTACCTGCATGAGAATTCCGGGCTGTTTGGGCATGAAGCTCTCTATATAAGTGTCATCCGCATTAATGAATATAGCGCGTTTAATAAAAAGTATAATTTTGCTTCCAGAAAGTTATTGAAATATGCCATCGGCAATATTGCTGAGGAAGTGGTCCGCCGAAACTGGTATGCGGAATCAGTCGATTTGGGGAGCGACCATCTTGTCCTGTTCATATCTGGAGATAACGTTCAGATGGATGAATTAATCGGAGCCATGGAGGAAGCCGGGAAACAGATTAGGCAGTGGACGAATATCCAAGTAACGGTAGCTGTGAGCGGTTCACGGATGTTTAGCGACGATTTGCGCATCGTTTATCAGCATATTCACGAACTGACGATGCTAAAATTCATTTCCGGCGAGGATAAGGTGTTCATTGAGCGCGATTATGAGGATTATATGCACCGCGCCCAGACGCTGAACGATGATTTACTGGATGAGCTTATCAAGCAAATCAGAATGGGAAGAACGGAGAAAATAACGGGGATTCTGGATCTTATATTCGTGCACATGCATGCCATGCATTACATACAAAGCAAATTCCAGCTGCTGTTATTGCTTTACACCTTGTTCAAAACATTCAACAAGCTTCCTTCCATCCAATCCGTGGAAGATATCGAAAAAATGCTAGAGGCGTTTGATACGCTGGGCGAGGTAAGAACATGGCTTGAAAAAGAACTGCTTGACATTATCAACGAAAACGGCAACCGCAAAAGCTCCAGTCGGCGTGAAGAAATCGTGTCCGAAATCGTGGAATACGTCAAGCAAAACCTCCCCGATCCGATGCTTACAATCGAAGATATAGCCGAACATGTCTCATTATCGACAAGGCATGTCCGACAGTTGTTTAAAGAGACCTTCGACCAGACGCTTTCAGACTACATTTTGCAAGAGCGCATCGCCAAGGTCAAGGAACTGCTGTTGTCAACGAACTGGCCCGTCACAGATGTTGGAATGCGAGCCGGTTTTCAAACAAAAAGCCATTTCTTCACCGTGTTCAAAAAAGCGACCGGCATGACGCCAACTCAATTCCGTGACAGGCAGTGA
- a CDS encoding ABC transporter permease subunit — MAVFREILKNKYLYLLALPGLLFLLVFAYLPMTGYLIAFKKYRLSDGLWGSEWVRFDNFKFFFMGSDWYKVTFNTIFLNGLFIVCGLGIALLLAIFLNEVRNLVFKKMAQTFIFMPYFISWLVVSMMVFAFLNTTDGILNRTLAAYGIQGGNWYLMPGIWPAVLTIIYIWKFAGYYSIIFLAAITGISGEYYESARIDGASRYQQIIHITIPLIRNVLVVLALLGVGRIFYGDFGMIYGIIGDNAPLYPTTDVIDTYSFRALRQLGDFSKSSAVILYQAVMGLVTIVLFNAIAKKIDKDSSLF; from the coding sequence GTGGCTGTATTCAGAGAAATTTTAAAGAACAAATATTTGTATCTCCTGGCGCTTCCCGGATTGCTGTTTTTGCTTGTATTTGCCTATCTTCCGATGACCGGTTATTTAATCGCTTTCAAAAAATACCGATTATCAGACGGTTTATGGGGCAGCGAATGGGTCAGGTTCGACAACTTCAAATTTTTCTTCATGGGCAGCGATTGGTACAAGGTGACGTTTAATACGATCTTTCTCAACGGATTATTTATTGTTTGCGGCCTTGGAATTGCTCTGCTGCTGGCGATCTTTCTAAATGAAGTACGGAATCTGGTCTTCAAAAAAATGGCGCAAACCTTTATTTTCATGCCGTATTTTATTTCATGGCTGGTTGTCAGCATGATGGTATTCGCTTTTCTGAATACGACTGACGGTATTCTTAACCGCACTTTGGCTGCTTACGGCATACAGGGGGGGAATTGGTACCTAATGCCGGGGATTTGGCCCGCTGTACTCACGATCATCTATATATGGAAGTTTGCCGGATACTACTCGATCATCTTTTTGGCTGCCATAACCGGGATTTCGGGCGAGTATTACGAAAGTGCGCGGATCGATGGAGCCAGCAGGTACCAGCAAATCATTCATATTACGATTCCATTGATCCGCAATGTGCTGGTCGTTCTTGCCTTGCTGGGGGTCGGCCGCATTTTCTACGGCGATTTCGGGATGATTTACGGGATTATCGGCGATAATGCGCCGTTGTATCCGACGACCGATGTTATCGACACCTACTCATTCCGGGCGCTTCGCCAATTAGGTGATTTCAGCAAATCATCCGCCGTAATTTTGTATCAGGCCGTTATGGGGCTTGTGACGATCGTGCTTTTTAATGCGATAGCGAAAAAAATCGATAAGGATTCTAGTTTGTTCTAA
- a CDS encoding carbohydrate ABC transporter permease, which translates to MGSSLSEKIFMIFIYIFTGAFALACFLPFWLVLINSFAAESNIKLHGYQLFPKEFSLASYQYLLEGKQVLSSYIVSTSVTVAGTILAVAVTSMYAYTLAHPKVRYRNILSFLTYFTMIFGTGLVGFYILVANWLGLKDTLWALILPYVLNPFFAFIMVSFFRTLPYEINEAATVDGANDLTIFFKIIIPISKPVIATVSLFYALQYWNDFFLALLFIDDYKLHPLQMMIRQLISNINIGAYVSGSQTTYTQPLPTYGVQLATVCLTIGPIILLYPFTQKFFVKGITIGALKG; encoded by the coding sequence ATGGGCAGCTCCTTATCCGAAAAAATATTTATGATCTTTATCTATATATTCACAGGCGCGTTTGCATTGGCTTGCTTTCTTCCATTCTGGCTGGTGCTGATTAATTCCTTTGCCGCAGAGTCGAACATCAAGCTGCATGGCTATCAGCTGTTCCCGAAAGAGTTTTCTCTGGCTTCCTATCAATATTTGCTGGAAGGCAAGCAGGTCTTAAGCAGCTATATTGTATCTACTAGCGTAACCGTTGCGGGAACCATTCTCGCCGTCGCGGTTACTTCCATGTACGCCTATACGCTGGCTCATCCGAAAGTGAGATACCGCAATATCCTGTCGTTTCTCACTTATTTTACGATGATTTTCGGCACCGGGCTGGTCGGGTTTTATATCCTCGTCGCCAACTGGCTTGGTCTCAAGGATACGTTATGGGCGCTGATTCTTCCATACGTTTTGAATCCGTTTTTCGCTTTTATTATGGTTTCTTTTTTTCGAACGTTGCCTTACGAGATTAATGAGGCGGCGACGGTGGATGGAGCCAATGATCTCACGATTTTCTTTAAAATCATTATTCCAATCTCGAAGCCGGTTATCGCGACAGTCAGTTTATTCTACGCCTTGCAATACTGGAACGATTTCTTTCTGGCGCTCTTGTTCATCGACGATTACAAGCTGCATCCGCTGCAAATGATGATCCGTCAGCTTATTTCCAACATCAATATCGGTGCGTATGTCAGCGGCAGCCAAACAACGTATACGCAGCCATTGCCAACTTATGGCGTACAATTAGCGACCGTATGTTTGACGATCGGTCCGATTATTTTGCTGTATCCATTCACTCAGAAATTTTTTGTGAAGGGGATTACAATCGGCGCCTTGAAAGGTTAG
- a CDS encoding extracellular solute-binding protein — protein sequence MKTKKIMAMMLAFFLVMTGIIGCSKSGDSSPGNVSAGSGGKLDPVTLKIVLPGDRPADMDVVIKEAERRMADTLNVKLDIVFVPWSDLAQKTQMMLASGESVDLIFDAPWLHMEQMISSGYYEPLEDLLDKYGQDALKVRSQQMFDANKFQGKIYALPLGNTHLAGRTYLVRKDLREKYGLPPIKTYDDLIQFAYKVKENEKDVIPLLAYGQPGQKDVSWGAFRAFMEYDPQILRSDALGQSLVLYYKNNDGKVYNLFDEMEPRVWSWIEEARKLYTDGLIHPDILALKDVNSVIESGKIAVAVYNEFGVPTQFETAVARNVPGAELEAVTFIKSEKGKNITNFKQANFQAIPKVSKNKERAMMFLNWAAQKENYDLLAYGIEGTHYKAKGDDQYEQIGSGYSYFPYAWIWNPTTDRLNAGFDADSIAHYQFNKNADNLTSSILTGFSFDPGPVMNEISLYNAVEDKYYNALFDGVFDPAEQWNKLKAEGEGYVKKIQVELQKQIDAFLAQK from the coding sequence ATGAAAACCAAAAAGATTATGGCAATGATGTTGGCATTTTTTCTGGTAATGACAGGAATCATCGGGTGCAGCAAATCAGGCGATTCTTCCCCAGGCAATGTAAGCGCGGGCTCAGGCGGGAAGCTCGATCCGGTTACACTGAAGATTGTACTGCCTGGCGACCGCCCGGCCGATATGGATGTCGTCATCAAGGAAGCTGAGCGAAGAATGGCCGATACGCTTAATGTCAAGCTCGATATTGTCTTCGTGCCCTGGTCCGATTTGGCCCAGAAAACGCAGATGATGCTCGCTTCCGGCGAAAGTGTCGATCTGATCTTCGATGCGCCGTGGCTGCATATGGAGCAGATGATCAGCTCGGGGTACTATGAACCGTTGGAAGATTTGCTGGACAAATACGGGCAGGATGCGCTCAAAGTCCGATCGCAGCAAATGTTTGACGCAAATAAATTCCAGGGCAAAATTTATGCGCTGCCTTTGGGCAATACCCATCTGGCGGGAAGAACGTATCTGGTCCGCAAAGATCTTCGTGAAAAATACGGTCTGCCGCCGATCAAAACGTATGACGATCTGATACAGTTCGCATACAAGGTGAAAGAAAACGAAAAGGATGTCATCCCGCTGCTCGCTTACGGCCAACCGGGACAAAAGGACGTGTCGTGGGGCGCTTTCAGAGCTTTCATGGAATATGATCCGCAAATTCTGAGATCGGATGCGCTCGGGCAAAGCCTTGTCTTGTACTACAAAAATAACGACGGCAAAGTATATAACCTTTTTGACGAGATGGAGCCGCGGGTATGGTCCTGGATTGAAGAGGCGAGAAAGCTCTATACGGATGGGCTTATTCATCCGGACATTCTTGCACTGAAGGATGTCAATTCGGTGATCGAATCCGGCAAAATTGCCGTGGCAGTCTACAATGAATTCGGTGTTCCTACTCAGTTTGAAACAGCGGTAGCACGCAATGTACCAGGCGCGGAATTGGAAGCGGTCACTTTTATCAAGTCGGAAAAAGGAAAAAACATTACGAATTTCAAACAAGCAAACTTTCAGGCGATCCCGAAAGTCAGCAAAAATAAAGAGCGTGCCATGATGTTTTTGAATTGGGCCGCCCAGAAGGAAAATTACGATCTGCTCGCTTACGGGATCGAAGGTACGCATTACAAGGCAAAAGGCGACGATCAATACGAGCAAATCGGTTCCGGTTATTCGTACTTCCCGTATGCATGGATCTGGAATCCGACGACAGACCGGTTAAACGCCGGATTTGATGCGGATTCGATTGCGCATTATCAATTCAATAAAAATGCGGATAATTTGACGTCAAGCATATTAACCGGTTTCTCCTTCGACCCGGGGCCTGTTATGAACGAAATATCACTCTATAATGCGGTTGAAGATAAATACTACAATGCTTTGTTCGATGGCGTCTTTGATCCGGCCGAGCAGTGGAACAAGCTGAAAGCAGAAGGCGAAGGCTACGTCAAAAAGATTCAGGTCGAGCTGCAGAAGCAAATCGACGCCTTTTTGGCTCAAAAATAG